The DNA segment GAACGCCAACTATGGCCGCGAACATCATCGTCGCCTCGCCAAGGGTATCGAGCGCTCTGTAATTTAAATTTATCGCGGCGACGATATTCATCGCACCTGTCCGCGTCATGCCCTCCGCTATGTAAGTCCTCGATATACGCATAAGCGGGGAACCAAAATCCGGTATAAACTTTATCGCTATGTACGCGCCTGTCAAAAATACGGACACGAAAAGAAGCGTCGCGACCGTATTAAAAACCCACCTGCCGGACGTACTGAACGGGATATCCCTTCTCGTGGTGGCGCGAATAAGTATTATAAGGCTCAATATCTCTACGACCAACTGCATTATCGCCAGGTCCGGCGCCTTCAACACCAGAAACGCCAGCGATAAGCCTATCCCCACCGCGCCTATCGCTATTATGCTCGATAGAAGGTCTTTGGCCACCACTGCTATGATGGCCGCCGTTATCATAAATATAAGTATAAGATATATCTCTATCATCTATTGCCTCAAAAATATCACGAAGAATATTCCGACCATTCCCAGAAGGCACCATACCATGTATGTAGGTAATATGCCGTTATGCATTCGCGCGAGTTTTCCGGTAAAATAGTAAATGATCTTTCGGGCGGTGTTATATATGTCAAGCGAGCCTTCCTCTTCTTTCCTGTACAATTTCCCGAGGCGAGGCAATTGCCTTATCGTATCGTAAAACTCAGCGCCGGTTACTCTGTCTAATTTCGCGACGTCTTCCCCGCCTACAAACGTATCCACCGTCCGGAATCGCGCGGGACGCATGATCATATATGCCAGAGCACCCAGGCCCAGCGCGACCAGTATAAGCGCTGTTACGGCCATCGGATCCCACATCCCGCAGTATGTTATGGCTTTGCCCAACGACGGCGCTATAAATAACGTTATCGGCACGGCGGTGGCAAATATCCCGAATACGATACACGCGGCGGCTAATATGCCCATCGGCACTGTCATGGAAAGCGCCGCCTCTTTTATACCTTTAAAACCTTCTGCGCTCCGGCCTAAGAATACCGCATGGAGAAGTTTCATGAAACTTGCTACCGTCAGGGCACTGCCAAACATCGCCGCTACGAGCCAGACCATCCAGAGCGAATTTTTTGCGGAGGCCGATTCTATTATCCCCTGATATATCATCCATTTTGAAACGAAACCGTTAAAAGGCGGAACACCGGATATGGAAAGCGACGCTACAAGACAGGCGACGAATGTGGCAGGCATGTATTTGAATAATCCGCCCAGCTTTGTCATATCTGTGGTGTGCATCCGCTTCTCGACGGCGCCTGCCGTAAGGAAGAGGCACGATTTATATATCGCGTTATTGAGCATGTGAAAAAGACCGCCGGCTATGCCTATAACGCTTCCGGTACCTATACCGAGTACCATATATCCGACCTGCGAGACGGCGTGATACCCCAGGAGCCGCTTCATGTCATGCTGGACGAGCGCGATTATAACGGCCACAACTATGGTAACTGAGCCGGCAAGCGAGAGGACAAAATTCGTCGCCGGGTTCATCTCGAAAATATACAAAGAAGCGCGCGCCAGAAGATATATGCCGAGTAATTTGTCGAGACAGGCGGGCAGGTATGCCGCAACATTGGTCGGCGCGAATTCGGCTGTATCCGGTAGCCACGAATGAAAAGGCATCGCCCCGGCTTTCGCAAAAGCCGCGATCGCAAGCGAAATATAGGCTATATACGCCGCCGGTGATGATAACTGTATATGAACACCGTCTATCACGGAAGACTTGGATATCTGCCATATAAGGCAGAGGCCGAATATCATGAGAGCGTCTGTCCCGCCTATTATTATAAGCGCTTTCTTTGCCGCCGCGGACGCGTTTTCAGTGCCTCTGAGGTTTATCATCAGATATAGGAGTGCGGCGAGAAATCCCCAGAAGACTAAGAATGCCGTCAT comes from the Candidatus Omnitrophota bacterium genome and includes:
- a CDS encoding proton-conducting transporter membrane subunit — translated: MHQNLLLLLIAAPIIAGAVSLFIPERARVFAKAIAGLVSLAVFAGALTVFIKKPLSYNIGSYPLFFVDNLSGFIALAVSAFALLITIYSFGFVESSSGRHFGYILMTLGSSLGVAFANDMTAFLVFWGFLAALLYLMINLRGTENASAAAKKALIIIGGTDALMIFGLCLIWQISKSSVIDGVHIQLSSPAAYIAYISLAIAAFAKAGAMPFHSWLPDTAEFAPTNVAAYLPACLDKLLGIYLLARASLYIFEMNPATNFVLSLAGSVTIVVAVIIALVQHDMKRLLGYHAVSQVGYMVLGIGTGSVIGIAGGLFHMLNNAIYKSCLFLTAGAVEKRMHTTDMTKLGGLFKYMPATFVACLVASLSISGVPPFNGFVSKWMIYQGIIESASAKNSLWMVWLVAAMFGSALTVASFMKLLHAVFLGRSAEGFKGIKEAALSMTVPMGILAAACIVFGIFATAVPITLFIAPSLGKAITYCGMWDPMAVTALILVALGLGALAYMIMRPARFRTVDTFVGGEDVAKLDRVTGAEFYDTIRQLPRLGKLYRKEEEGSLDIYNTARKIIYYFTGKLARMHNGILPTYMVWCLLGMVGIFFVIFLRQ
- a CDS encoding DUF4040 domain-containing protein, with translation MIEIYLILIFMITAAIIAVVAKDLLSSIIAIGAVGIGLSLAFLVLKAPDLAIMQLVVEILSLIILIRATTRRDIPFSTSGRWVFNTVATLLFVSVFLTGAYIAIKFIPDFGSPLMRISRTYIAEGMTRTGAMNIVAAINLNYRALDTLGEATMMFAAIVGVLAVARKIGRKG